The Candidatus Delongbacteria bacterium DNA window AAGTTCAAAAAGTTGATCATGAGTTCCAGATTCAACCATTCTTCCTTCATCCAAAACGATTATTTTATCTGCTTGTCTAGCCGTTACCATTCTATGAGTGACAATTATACAAGCTGTATCAGGGAATTTTTGATTAAATTTTTCCCAAAACAATGTCTCAGTTTTCGCATCCATAGCTGCTGTCACATCATCCATTAAAAGCAGTCCAGGTTTTCTAATCAATGCTCTGGCAAGGGAAAGTCTCTGCTTTTGTCCTCCAGAAACACTTACGCCTCTTTGCCCAAGTACTGTTTCCAATTTATTGGGAAATTTATCAATCTCTTTATCTACTAGTGAATTCTCCAGAGCTTCAAAAATTTCATTTTCATCAAAACTATCACCCAAAGTAAGATTATTAACAATCTTATCTGAAAACAATAGATTTTCTTGTTTTACATAGCCGGTAATTTTTGCAAATGATTCGTGATTTATCTCTTGTAAATTGACACCATTAACCACTATTCTGCCTGTGCCCGGTGTAATATTCCCAGATAAAAGCTCCAGTAGAGTTGTCTTTCCTGATCCTATTGACCCTACTACGGCAAGAGTTTCTCCCTTGTTTAGAGTGAAATTGATATCCTTCACTCCATTAATACCATCTTCAAAAGTAAACCCAAGATTTTCAACTTTTAGCTTCTTAAATCTATCAAACTTTACTCCATCATTTTTAAATTCAAATTTTTCGCTCTTTTCAGTTTCAATTATCCTATCTACATATCTAAAAACCTGTTTTGATGAAGCATAAAAATAACCCAATGTCCAGATAGGTTCAATCATTCGTTCTAGATAAATAATGAATAAGAGTAATGTTCCAATTGTAATTTTTTCTGAAACCACGAAATAGGAACCTACAAAAATCACAATTATCTTGCCTGAATGGTTTACAAACATAGAAAAGAAGTGAATAAGCTGGTTAATTTTCAAAAAATCTTTTTCTCTGGAAACTCGATTTTCCAGT harbors:
- a CDS encoding ABC transporter ATP-binding protein, with translation MKVYINWFWQFWKKEKGHMIGVFLATVITMSIKTGFPLLLKFIIDEMSTDFQPSSVYNLIYIFIIVAIVHEFAVHALPFYRGTLNIIFAAMIRNKYYTIFTENNHSFFKKFRTGDLLTRLTDDVDGNWDRIAWYSCSGILRPVEAILILGFSLSVMFTYSWELSLYSFIPIPFLVLILSKLEDKMVKYTDEKQKSVSACNNVLESCFSGIRVIKTTLSEDDQIKKYKHELENRVSREKDFLKINQLIHFFSMFVNHSGKIIVIFVGSYFVVSEKITIGTLLLFIIYLERMIEPIWTLGYFYASSKQVFRYVDRIIETEKSEKFEFKNDGVKFDRFKKLKVENLGFTFEDGINGVKDINFTLNKGETLAVVGSIGSGKTTLLELLSGNITPGTGRIVVNGVNLQEINHESFAKITGYVKQENLLFSDKIVNNLTLGDSFDENEIFEALENSLVDKEIDKFPNKLETVLGQRGVSVSGGQKQRLSLARALIRKPGLLLMDDVTAAMDAKTETLFWEKFNQKFPDTACIIVTHRMVTARQADKIIVLDEGRMVESGTHDQLFELENSLYRTIMSS